CGAAGGTGACGTCCTGTCCTAGCGTCACCAGAGGGGGCTCCTCGTAGCCCCCCGGTCGCAGTTGACCGAATCCGACTGTGGCGGCCAGCCCGTTGCAGAGGCACCGGCTACCGGCGGTGTCCTCGATCAGGCCGCCTTTGCGGACGTATTCGTCGACCGGTTCTGCCGGACATCGGTAGCCGACTTCTCCCTCGGCCCGTCGGAACGCCGTCCGGAGATAACCGAGGTCGCACCGCCGCTGCCGGTGCTCGTAGATCTGTTCGTCCGCGGTAGTGCCGGCCATCGATACGACTTTGAACGGGAACCCGGTCGGTGACGCCCGGACGTCATTGCGTACGACCAAGCCGCCTTCAGTGGCTTGGCGCAGCAGTTGTCGCTTCACCGTGGCATCGAGTCCGGATTCGCGGCACAGTGCGAACGCGGTGCCCACCTGGATGCCCGCGGCGCCCGCTGCCCGTGCGTCGATCAGGCTCCGCGGGCTGGCTTGCCCTCCGGCCAGCCAGAAAGGCAAGCCGAGCGCGGCGACTTCGGGCACGTTGAGCTGATCGCGCGGTCCGTATACCGGCTCACCGTCACTGTCGAGGGTGAGCCGTCCCCGCGGCCGGGCACTGTGGCCGCCGGCGCCGGTCTGTTCCAGCACGAAACCGTCCGGTCGGGTGGCGTCGTCTCGTGCCAGGTACCCGGCTAGCGTGGCGGACGAGACGATCGCCAGCAGTCGCGGTCTTCGCAACGGCCCGGCCATCTCGCCCAGCAACGCGGCGGGGGAGAGGGTGACGTGGTGATCTTCGTCCGCCGACGTGCCCTGAACTGGCACGGACAACCGTGCGGGGCGATTCTCGGCGAGAGCGTCCAGCAGCCGTGGCACCTCAGTGGGTAGCCCGGCGCCCATGAGAACGTAGTCCACCCCGGCGAGCATCGCCCCGTACACCGCAGCCGGGTTGGCCATCGGGATCTTCTCGAGAAGGTTCACGCCGATCGGGCCGGCGTGGCCGTCCTTGGCGAGGAACACCTCGACGAAGTTCGCGATGACAGTCAGCAGGTGACCGTGGCGGCGAGGCCGCAGACCGAGCCGCGGCACCGGCCGAAACGGTGTCCCGTCGGCGATCCCCCCGGGCACGAAATAGCGGTCCAGCACGGATTGCGCCGCTGCGGGCACCGGAAAGCGCGCCAACGCGCGGCGCACGTGACCGCCCTCGTCACCGAGCTGCAGTCGCCGTGCGAGCAAGACGTCGAGGGCAACGCCAGAAACCACTCCGAGCTGCCCTGCCCGGGCCACGGCGGCAGCCAGAGGCCAGCCGGATACACCAACACCCATGCCGCCCTGAATGATCGAGGGGAGATCGGGGGGAACGGGTCTCTCGGCCGGTGTCTCTCCACGCCAGGGTTTCTCGGGCTGCTCCTCGGGGACTCCCATGTCCCCATTGGCTCATGATCGAGTTCGTGCGGGCGCCTGCCGGAGGACCCGGACACCGCAGGCCGAAGGTCCGGCGCGACTTCGACAGCCGGCTCAGGAACAGACCTTCACGCACCAGCCGGACGGCTCTGGCATGGCCGGTGGCACTCCGAACAGGGCT
This window of the Actinoplanes oblitus genome carries:
- a CDS encoding nitronate monooxygenase: MGVGVSGWPLAAAVARAGQLGVVSGVALDVLLARRLQLGDEGGHVRRALARFPVPAAAQSVLDRYFVPGGIADGTPFRPVPRLGLRPRRHGHLLTVIANFVEVFLAKDGHAGPIGVNLLEKIPMANPAAVYGAMLAGVDYVLMGAGLPTEVPRLLDALAENRPARLSVPVQGTSADEDHHVTLSPAALLGEMAGPLRRPRLLAIVSSATLAGYLARDDATRPDGFVLEQTGAGGHSARPRGRLTLDSDGEPVYGPRDQLNVPEVAALGLPFWLAGGQASPRSLIDARAAGAAGIQVGTAFALCRESGLDATVKRQLLRQATEGGLVVRNDVRASPTGFPFKVVSMAGTTADEQIYEHRQRRCDLGYLRTAFRRAEGEVGYRCPAEPVDEYVRKGGLIEDTAGSRCLCNGLAATVGFGQLRPGGYEEPPLVTLGQDVTFVAHLPHSADGYTATDVINYLLDRSSPNNAA